From one Humulus lupulus chromosome 8, drHumLupu1.1, whole genome shotgun sequence genomic stretch:
- the LOC133793839 gene encoding uncharacterized protein LOC133793839, with translation MKPIPKWQEEDEEEEEEEDHKGENNKINLAIWDCGSPLYDSYELVSLSHLIERHLMILPSPAAGSSSRRFIMTARFSHHHHRQSIHVDDPPMAKGSSMVTRLSELVERKIVWKSKVFGSSKRKENYAKKLKATTSFSKLSGFYNRIASWRR, from the coding sequence ATGAAACCAATACCCAAATggcaagaagaagacgaagaagaagaagaagaagaagaccacAAAGGAGAGAATAATAAGATCAATTTGGCTATATGGGATTGTGGCAGTCCTTTGTATGACTCTTATGAATTGGTTTCACTTAGTCATCTCATCGAACGGCACCTAATGATCTTGCCATCTCCAGCAGCTGGATCATCATCAAGGCGGTTCATCATGACCGCCCGATtctctcatcatcatcatcgtcagTCGATCCACGTGGACGATCCTCCGATGGCCAAAGGGTCTTCCATGGTGACCAGATTGAGTGAGTTGGTGGAAAGAAAAATCGTGTGGAAGAGTAAGGTGTTTGGATCATCAAAAAGGAAGGAAAATTATGCCAAGAAATTGAAAGCCACTACTAGTTTTAGTAAGCTTTCTGGATTCTATAATAGAATTGCTTCGTGGAGAAGATGA